One window from the genome of Pedobacter schmidteae encodes:
- a CDS encoding right-handed parallel beta-helix repeat-containing protein, producing MNRSKLNCFKHVFLLGTVFLSFCVLPACSKKNALAGTENPDGQSVAKDIYVAMNGSDFNNGTLEKPVNTIQKGLELVAPGYTVFVRAGIYKEKVVFPKSGRKDKAITLKPYPGEKAVISGDGLSVNGNEALVTLNNVSYIVVEGLDICNFKTTAAWANVDGIVVKGGSNNIILRKNKVFNIENNAAAELGRSGHAIQVIGNTDVAITKILVEENEIFDCNTGYSENLTINGYVDGFEVRKNKVYNGENIGIVAAGGYAANTNPAYNYVRNGIIADNEVFNIDGKTGPIPAFKDHNGAIGIYVDGARNIIVERNLVRDSGRGIGIVSETNNFPTQECTVRNNLVYNCSLAGIYLGGYIGYTGGGTNNCYVVNNTIYQNNRDFGYSNEVEGEIRLTENCNNNVINNNMIYPRSDRGVFINKQVAGGTNNVISNNLYYSEGLKIWRWDNIAYTDFNLWKAACGGDAGSSSGTDPQFVNAGAYDFRLKATSPAKNTGTVISATVNGVTDKDGQVRVVNNLISKGAYQ from the coding sequence ATGAATAGATCAAAACTAAACTGCTTTAAGCACGTTTTTCTTTTGGGAACTGTCTTTTTGTCCTTTTGTGTTTTGCCTGCCTGTAGTAAAAAGAATGCTTTGGCCGGAACGGAAAACCCGGACGGACAGTCAGTAGCAAAAGATATTTATGTGGCCATGAATGGCAGTGATTTTAATAATGGAACGCTGGAAAAACCTGTTAACACTATCCAGAAGGGACTGGAGTTGGTTGCCCCGGGTTACACCGTTTTTGTCAGGGCAGGCATCTATAAGGAAAAGGTGGTATTCCCTAAATCGGGCCGAAAAGATAAAGCGATTACCTTAAAGCCCTATCCGGGAGAAAAAGCGGTAATCAGTGGTGATGGACTTTCCGTGAATGGCAATGAGGCATTGGTTACGCTAAATAATGTGAGCTATATTGTGGTGGAGGGGCTTGATATTTGCAATTTTAAAACTACCGCCGCATGGGCAAATGTAGATGGCATAGTGGTGAAGGGAGGTTCAAATAACATCATTTTAAGGAAAAATAAGGTTTTCAATATTGAAAACAATGCAGCTGCGGAGCTGGGCAGAAGCGGACATGCCATACAAGTTATTGGAAATACAGATGTAGCCATAACTAAAATTCTGGTAGAAGAAAATGAGATTTTTGACTGCAATACCGGCTATAGCGAAAATTTGACCATAAATGGTTATGTAGATGGTTTTGAGGTAAGGAAGAATAAAGTTTATAATGGCGAAAACATAGGAATAGTAGCCGCCGGGGGCTACGCCGCAAATACCAATCCCGCTTATAATTATGTGCGTAATGGTATTATTGCCGATAATGAAGTGTTTAATATTGATGGGAAAACCGGGCCTATACCTGCTTTTAAAGATCATAACGGTGCCATAGGTATTTATGTGGATGGGGCCAGGAATATCATTGTAGAAAGAAATCTGGTAAGAGACAGCGGACGGGGAATTGGTATAGTTAGTGAAACCAATAATTTCCCTACCCAGGAATGTACCGTCAGAAATAACCTGGTTTACAATTGCTCGCTGGCTGGGATTTACCTGGGTGGCTATATTGGTTATACCGGTGGAGGAACCAATAACTGTTATGTGGTTAACAATACCATTTACCAGAATAATAGGGATTTTGGTTATTCTAACGAGGTTGAGGGAGAAATCAGGCTGACAGAAAACTGCAACAATAACGTGATCAATAACAACATGATATATCCGAGATCAGACAGAGGTGTATTTATTAACAAACAGGTAGCCGGAGGAACAAATAATGTAATTTCCAATAATTTATATTATTCTGAAGGATTGAAAATCTGGCGTTGGGACAATATCGCGTACACTGATTTTAACCTGTGGAAAGCTGCCTGTGGGGGTGATGCCGGATCTTCATCAGGAACAGATCCACAATTTGTAAATGCGGGTGCTTACGACTTTCGTTTGAAAGCTACATCTCCGGCAAAAAACACCGGAACAGTTATTTCAGCAACAGTTAATGGCGTGACAGACAAGGATGGACAGGTCCGGGTGGTGAATAATCTGATAAGCAAGGGGGCGTATCAATAG
- a CDS encoding RagB/SusD family nutrient uptake outer membrane protein: protein MMMMNNLFKNIFAISCITMCLLMFSPGCKYLDVAPDNLLTSDMLWETRANAEGYLNQIYGQVVIPTDDYTTLGASDETSCSIQGVNVRKMIAGNWNAQSNYWYYWGGNYAGIRQSIVFEQNIDKMADAIIGADLKKQYKAEAIFLRGWFYWKLLRQYGPFVKITGVLSLNDDYNKYPRAPFDECVAYINELLDRAAADLPSTWSASSNYGRATKASCLAVKSQVTLWAASPLWNGNPKLSGLKNNDGTALAPLQYDISKWRVAANAAKAVIDVAGYKLFTNLDEGDTQFDPYLSFRNLFLTNWNNEILFSSNNQKTSDSWHWGYEARCSPKPGGYDMQNATQNVVDAFYMRNGRTIDDPLSQYTETGFVQSDDPANWGRSRDGLNRGYVKGNSNMYVNREARFYVSIQYNGKAVLPAPTLDDRNFFSSDANKDGTGRAEFYYSGKSGVGVNNNSDITGYDVLKNVSPAGNARTSSTVYRPYIHLRLAEMYLNYAEALNEIEPNHPDILKYLNLVRQRAGIPDLQTVYPAAVGNKDVMRKYILQERQVELAFEGDRYFTLIRRLMMGDVKVQSIYRMNTIASDGNQGFAFADFNKRILLQTRVWTDKMYLFPIAQSDRDKNSSLVQNPGW, encoded by the coding sequence ATGATGATGATGAACAACTTATTTAAAAATATTTTTGCTATCAGTTGCATTACGATGTGTTTGCTGATGTTTAGCCCGGGCTGCAAATATTTAGATGTAGCTCCTGATAATTTACTGACCTCTGATATGCTTTGGGAGACCAGGGCGAATGCCGAAGGCTACCTGAACCAGATTTATGGACAGGTTGTTATCCCTACGGATGATTATACAACTTTGGGTGCCAGTGACGAAACTTCTTGTAGTATCCAGGGCGTAAATGTCCGAAAAATGATTGCAGGTAACTGGAATGCTCAAAGCAATTACTGGTACTATTGGGGAGGCAATTATGCAGGGATCAGACAAAGTATCGTGTTTGAACAGAACATCGATAAAATGGCTGATGCCATCATCGGGGCCGATCTGAAAAAACAATACAAAGCTGAAGCCATCTTTCTGAGGGGCTGGTTTTATTGGAAATTGTTAAGGCAATATGGCCCGTTTGTTAAAATCACAGGAGTCTTAAGTCTTAATGACGATTACAATAAATACCCGCGTGCACCTTTTGATGAATGTGTAGCCTACATCAACGAACTGTTGGATAGGGCTGCTGCCGATTTGCCCTCAACCTGGTCGGCCTCGTCAAACTATGGCAGGGCCACTAAAGCTTCTTGTCTGGCAGTAAAATCGCAAGTTACCTTGTGGGCCGCGAGTCCGCTGTGGAATGGCAATCCAAAATTGTCGGGTCTTAAAAATAACGATGGAACAGCGCTGGCGCCATTACAATATGATATCAGTAAATGGCGGGTAGCGGCTAATGCTGCCAAAGCCGTAATAGACGTTGCAGGCTATAAATTGTTTACCAATCTGGACGAAGGGGATACCCAGTTTGATCCCTATCTTTCGTTCCGTAATTTGTTTTTAACCAACTGGAATAACGAAATCCTGTTTTCTTCCAACAATCAAAAAACATCAGATTCATGGCATTGGGGCTATGAGGCACGCTGTTCACCTAAACCAGGTGGGTACGACATGCAGAATGCCACACAGAACGTGGTAGATGCATTTTATATGCGCAATGGAAGGACAATTGATGACCCGCTGTCGCAATATACCGAAACGGGATTTGTTCAATCTGATGATCCGGCAAACTGGGGAAGATCCAGAGATGGCTTAAATAGAGGTTACGTTAAGGGGAACTCGAATATGTACGTTAATCGTGAGGCCAGGTTTTATGTGAGCATACAATACAATGGAAAAGCTGTTTTACCAGCACCAACACTGGACGACAGGAATTTCTTTTCTTCTGATGCCAATAAAGACGGAACAGGACGGGCTGAATTTTATTATTCAGGAAAATCGGGGGTAGGAGTAAACAATAACAGTGATATTACCGGTTATGACGTTTTGAAAAATGTAAGTCCGGCCGGAAATGCCCGGACAAGTTCAACTGTTTATCGCCCCTATATTCACCTTCGCCTTGCAGAAATGTATCTCAATTACGCCGAAGCCTTAAATGAGATTGAACCTAATCACCCGGACATTTTGAAATATTTAAATCTGGTGAGACAACGTGCCGGGATTCCCGATTTGCAGACCGTATATCCTGCAGCCGTAGGTAATAAGGATGTGATGAGGAAATATATTTTGCAGGAAAGACAAGTGGAACTTGCATTTGAAGGCGACCGGTATTTTACCCTGATCAGAAGGCTGATGATGGGCGATGTGAAGGTGCAAAGCATTTATCGCATGAATACCATTGCCAGCGATGGTAACCAGGGCTTCGCTTTTGCCGATTTTAACAAGCGTATATTATTGCAAACCAGGGTGTGGACTGATAAAATGTACCTGTTCCCAATTGCACAGAGTGATAGAGACAAAAATTCGTCGCTGGTACAAAACCCGGGTTGGTAA
- a CDS encoding IPT/TIG domain-containing protein, with protein MKKYIHTCLHIALVLMAVIAGCKKDEEGFKHDASSPITIGQILPEKGSGGTEILINGSNFTTDTAQIKVTMNGKPLKVIGVNGKQVMVVVPKKAGSGKITISIGDKSATSNTTFTYEFMRTVTTLAGSGVAGFANGQGTDASFSFTSESWYRCSGIAVDDNLNVYVTDVGNRCIRKIDKNGNVTTFAGSPGNAGYQDGKGTAARFSLLYGLTIDPQGNLYTADPGNWDIRKIAPDGTATTLTFGNQEPWCIAFDKKTGNVFYAGTNPGANVYQVTPAGVTTQVVSGINQPSALAFDNAGNLFVTVHGDQVIKKYAAGSWIGSAVAGTLGSAGYVDGSGSSAKFASPWGMAIDVNNNLYIAGNGSGGGSTANPDQSIRYIDGLTFEVSTFAGSGNAGNINGIGKAAAFSAPAGVAVDKNGTVYVLDRNNNCIRKIVSE; from the coding sequence ATGAAAAAATATATTCATACCTGCCTACACATAGCGCTTGTTTTGATGGCGGTTATTGCAGGTTGCAAAAAAGATGAGGAAGGATTTAAACATGATGCTTCCTCGCCTATTACAATTGGTCAAATTCTACCGGAAAAAGGTAGCGGAGGTACAGAAATTCTGATCAACGGCAGTAATTTTACCACAGATACCGCTCAGATAAAGGTAACCATGAATGGAAAACCTCTAAAAGTAATTGGAGTGAACGGTAAACAAGTGATGGTAGTGGTACCAAAAAAGGCAGGCTCCGGGAAAATTACGATAAGCATAGGAGATAAAAGTGCCACAAGTAATACAACCTTTACTTATGAGTTTATGCGGACGGTAACTACGCTTGCAGGTTCGGGCGTTGCCGGGTTTGCGAATGGACAGGGAACAGATGCCAGCTTTAGTTTTACCAGCGAGTCATGGTATCGCTGTAGCGGAATTGCGGTGGACGACAATCTGAATGTGTATGTTACAGATGTAGGTAACCGTTGTATCCGAAAGATTGATAAAAATGGGAATGTAACTACTTTTGCCGGAAGTCCGGGCAATGCGGGCTATCAGGATGGTAAAGGGACAGCTGCCAGATTTAGCCTTTTGTATGGCCTTACTATCGACCCACAGGGTAACCTGTATACGGCAGATCCAGGCAATTGGGACATTCGGAAAATTGCACCTGATGGAACGGCTACAACCTTGACTTTTGGAAATCAGGAACCATGGTGCATTGCTTTTGATAAAAAAACAGGTAATGTTTTTTATGCCGGCACCAACCCGGGGGCCAATGTTTATCAGGTAACGCCGGCAGGCGTAACTACTCAGGTAGTTTCCGGTATCAATCAGCCTTCGGCACTGGCTTTTGATAATGCAGGCAATTTATTTGTAACGGTACATGGCGATCAGGTAATTAAGAAGTATGCAGCCGGGAGCTGGATCGGTAGTGCTGTTGCAGGTACCTTAGGGTCAGCAGGTTATGTTGACGGTTCGGGTAGCAGCGCAAAGTTTGCCTCGCCCTGGGGAATGGCTATTGATGTAAATAACAATTTGTACATAGCCGGCAATGGCTCCGGAGGGGGAAGTACTGCTAATCCCGATCAAAGTATCCGTTATATAGATGGTTTAACCTTTGAGGTCAGCACTTTTGCCGGATCGGGTAATGCCGGAAATATAAATGGTATTGGAAAAGCAGCAGCTTTTAGTGCACCTGCCGGTGTTGCAGTTGATAAGAACGGAACCGTTTATGTTTTGGATAGGAACAACAACTGCATCCGTAAAATAGTTTCCGAATAA
- a CDS encoding adenylate kinase, with amino-acid sequence MLNFVLFGPPGAGKGTQSEKLIEKYQLIHISTGDLFRAHIKNQSPLGQKVSALIAEGQLVPDEITIAMLEEEVDKNPQAKGFIFDGFPRTVPQAQALDEFLISKGSTIAGVIALDVDQEELTKRIAQRQLETGRVDDQADKLQKRIEEYFNKTIHVLPYYEAQGKLSKVNGIGKIDDIFANLSAVVDQY; translated from the coding sequence ATGCTGAATTTTGTTCTCTTTGGCCCACCGGGTGCAGGCAAAGGCACCCAATCTGAAAAATTGATTGAAAAATATCAATTGATCCACATCTCAACAGGCGATCTTTTCAGAGCACATATCAAAAACCAGAGTCCACTTGGACAAAAGGTAAGTGCACTGATTGCTGAAGGCCAACTGGTTCCTGATGAAATTACCATCGCTATGCTGGAAGAAGAAGTGGATAAAAACCCACAGGCCAAAGGATTTATATTTGATGGTTTCCCGCGTACTGTACCTCAGGCACAGGCACTGGATGAGTTTTTGATCAGTAAAGGCAGCACCATTGCAGGTGTGATTGCTTTAGATGTAGATCAGGAAGAACTGACCAAACGGATTGCACAACGTCAATTGGAAACAGGTCGTGTTGACGATCAGGCAGATAAACTGCAGAAACGCATTGAGGAATACTTTAATAAAACCATTCATGTTTTGCCTTATTATGAAGCGCAAGGCAAACTGAGCAAAGTAAATGGCATCGGCAAAATCGATGATATCTTTGCCAACTTATCTGCAGTAGTAGATCAATATTAA
- the obgE gene encoding GTPase ObgE — protein sequence MSQGSNFVDYVKICCRSGKGGAGSAHLHRDIRTSTGGPDGGDGGRGGHIILRGNSQFWTLLHLKYRKHIIAPDGLPGSSGTSTGKSGKDEILDVPLGTIAKDAETGHVIFEITEDGETKILTPGGRGGLGNWHFKTPTLQTPRFAQPGEAGKEEWIVLELKVLADVGLVGFPNAGKSTLLSVLSAAKPEIADYPFTTLVPNLGIVSYRDSKSFVMADIPGIIEGASKGKGLGFRFLRHIERNSVLLFMVPADTHRSITEEYEILKSELKDYNSELMQKPHLLAITKSDMLDEELMAEMKKELPKNIPAIFISSVAQKGLVQLKDMLWEAINVKVAE from the coding sequence ATGTCGCAGGGTTCCAATTTTGTAGATTATGTTAAAATATGCTGCCGTTCTGGTAAAGGAGGGGCAGGTTCTGCACATTTGCACCGCGATATAAGAACTTCTACAGGTGGCCCGGATGGTGGTGATGGTGGTCGCGGTGGCCATATCATCCTGAGGGGAAATTCCCAGTTCTGGACCTTACTCCATTTAAAATACCGTAAACATATCATTGCCCCTGATGGTTTGCCAGGTTCCAGCGGAACCTCTACCGGTAAATCAGGTAAAGATGAAATTTTAGATGTACCCCTGGGTACCATTGCCAAAGATGCCGAAACCGGGCACGTCATTTTTGAAATCACTGAAGATGGGGAAACCAAAATTCTTACACCGGGTGGTCGTGGTGGATTGGGCAACTGGCATTTCAAAACACCAACCTTGCAAACCCCACGTTTTGCCCAACCGGGCGAAGCCGGAAAGGAAGAGTGGATTGTGCTTGAGCTTAAAGTATTGGCAGATGTAGGTTTGGTGGGCTTCCCAAATGCCGGTAAGTCGACTTTGCTATCGGTACTTTCAGCCGCCAAACCAGAAATCGCAGATTACCCTTTTACAACTTTAGTGCCTAATCTGGGCATTGTTTCTTATCGCGATAGCAAGTCTTTTGTAATGGCCGACATTCCGGGTATTATTGAAGGTGCTTCTAAAGGAAAAGGTTTAGGATTTAGGTTTTTACGTCATATTGAGCGTAATTCTGTGCTCTTGTTTATGGTACCCGCCGATACACACAGGAGTATAACCGAGGAATACGAGATCCTGAAATCGGAGCTCAAAGACTACAATTCGGAACTGATGCAAAAACCGCATCTGCTGGCCATTACCAAATCGGATATGCTGGATGAAGAACTGATGGCCGAGATGAAAAAGGAATTGCCTAAAAACATCCCAGCCATATTCATTTCGTCGGTAGCTCAAAAAGGATTGGTGCAGTTAAAAGATATGCTTTGGGAAGCGATCAATGTCAAAGTTGCGGAATAA
- a CDS encoding SRPBCC domain-containing protein — protein sequence MKTDPFLIERTFNAPLTKVWEAITDSKKMKQWYFDIETFKPEVGFKFQFMAGDDKKKYLHICKVTEAEEGKKLTYSWSYDNYPGQSWVSFELFDVGANTRLKLTHTGLDTFPHKDDPNFAKESFAAGWKQIIGTNLKAFVEA from the coding sequence ATTCAACGCTCCGCTAACTAAAGTATGGGAAGCCATTACGGATTCCAAAAAAATGAAACAATGGTATTTTGACATTGAAACTTTTAAACCTGAGGTAGGGTTTAAGTTTCAATTTATGGCAGGAGACGATAAGAAGAAATACCTGCACATTTGTAAAGTTACGGAGGCTGAGGAAGGCAAAAAACTCACTTACTCCTGGAGTTACGACAACTATCCGGGGCAATCCTGGGTATCGTTTGAATTGTTTGACGTAGGAGCCAATACCCGCCTAAAGCTAACGCATACCGGTCTGGATACCTTTCCTCACAAAGACGATCCTAATTTTGCCAAAGAAAGCTTTGCCGCAGGATGGAAACAGATTATCGGGACAAACCTTAAAGCGTTTGTAGAAGCTTAA
- a CDS encoding TonB-dependent receptor produces the protein MYKNYANELGVPERYINKLLLMMRLTTVILIATIMQVSAAGFAQRITLSKKKATLKSIFKEIRKQSNYDFIYTDGLLQNVKAVDIDVKAVLLNEVLEQLFVGLPLSYTIEDQTVVLREKINTPLIGKLSPRVIDIRGRVTDQQGKGIPGVTVRIKGETGGSTTNSNGDFSIVTTSAKAILIFSYTGFVTQEIPAEGRANLDVVLKEAVDELSEVVVVGYGTQKKITVTGSISSVNMADMRTPVASLSNALAGKVAGVISMQSSGEPGYDNSEFTIRGLGTFTGNTSPLIIVDGVQRDDVNSAFGGSFNNIDPEDVASISLLKDASSTAMYGAKGANGVLIITTKRGVAGKPKISLKAETGITGFTKRPEMLNGIQYMELLNEARVNMGQLPNYSNELIQKAASGLDPYMYPNVNWIDEVYKKRSSLTNANLNINGGSETVRYYISSSFYNQTGPYKVANLNGYDPNLNFKRYDFRSNIDVNVTKSTLLQLNIGAMLVNARYPGISAGNLWYLAYATTPVAFPTRYPDGKWAGPIANGGSNPLNDVQNKGYSDEFRPAVQSVFTVNQKLDVLTPGLSSYARFSFDSYGNFNNKRTGINDNWLAIGRNGNGELMFTQTRLGQQFLGYEQSSDGERVMYLEGNLNYDRTFGHHRVGAMFLYNMRNRLKSTAGDVINAIPFRNQSLAGRMTYGFMDKYLIEVNAGYTGSENFQKGSKFGLFPSISGGWVISNEGFFKPLSQTFSLLKLRGSYGVVGNDNIGAGNRFPYLTQIGDGLSTGFGLNGTWYGGLTEKLLGVENLTWEKSYKGGIGLEIGLFNKLNLIVDIFDERRKDILIRRESISSIAGLGSTAIYANLGEMSNRGVDASIEYNDQIGKVGLRVFGNVTYSKNKIIFADEPARKFAYQNQAGFAHNEFLGYIADGYYTDQDDIDSRPEQKFSTVRPGDIRYLDQNGDGVIDAYDSRRLGKSPFPSWLYGAGFSVAYKKFDLSLFFQGVADVGIMANGEYIDAKGAGANGVGVVPFSGSGQYQNNTLAAALDRWTVDNPRQDAYYPRLSIGSLSYNNYLSSTHWLKDGSYLRLKQASLGYTLTSEQLKKAGAPVLYFYASGQNLLTFSKFKIWDPELGSNGAKYPITRMVTFGVRAQF, from the coding sequence ATGTATAAAAATTATGCTAATGAACTTGGTGTGCCCGAAAGGTATATCAATAAACTTCTGCTGATGATGCGACTAACCACCGTAATACTAATAGCAACTATAATGCAGGTAAGTGCAGCCGGATTTGCGCAGAGAATTACCCTCTCTAAGAAGAAGGCAACGTTGAAAAGTATTTTTAAAGAGATACGCAAACAAAGTAATTATGATTTTATCTATACCGATGGCCTGTTACAAAATGTAAAAGCGGTAGATATTGATGTAAAAGCTGTTTTGCTGAATGAAGTATTGGAACAGTTATTTGTCGGACTACCGCTTTCGTACACGATAGAGGACCAAACTGTGGTGCTGCGCGAAAAAATTAATACGCCTTTAATTGGTAAGCTCTCGCCCCGTGTGATTGATATCCGTGGTCGTGTAACCGATCAGCAAGGAAAAGGAATCCCTGGGGTAACAGTCAGGATAAAAGGGGAAACAGGTGGCAGTACCACCAATAGCAATGGCGATTTCAGTATTGTGACGACCTCCGCAAAGGCCATCCTTATTTTTTCCTATACCGGTTTTGTAACTCAGGAAATTCCTGCAGAGGGTAGGGCCAATCTGGATGTAGTGCTCAAAGAGGCTGTCGATGAACTCTCGGAGGTAGTGGTAGTGGGTTACGGAACGCAGAAAAAAATTACCGTAACAGGTTCCATCAGCTCGGTAAATATGGCCGATATGCGGACTCCGGTGGCCAGCTTATCTAATGCATTGGCTGGAAAAGTAGCTGGTGTCATTTCGATGCAATCGAGTGGTGAACCTGGATACGACAACTCCGAATTTACCATACGCGGATTGGGAACTTTTACCGGAAATACTTCTCCGCTGATTATTGTGGATGGTGTACAACGGGACGATGTGAACAGTGCTTTTGGAGGCTCGTTTAATAATATCGATCCTGAGGATGTAGCCAGCATTTCTTTGCTTAAAGATGCGTCCTCAACAGCCATGTATGGTGCCAAAGGGGCAAATGGTGTGCTTATCATCACCACCAAAAGAGGTGTTGCCGGCAAGCCAAAAATATCTTTAAAAGCCGAGACAGGCATCACAGGTTTTACCAAACGTCCCGAAATGCTGAATGGAATTCAGTACATGGAATTGCTGAATGAAGCCAGAGTAAATATGGGGCAGCTGCCTAATTATTCTAATGAACTGATTCAGAAAGCCGCCAGCGGTCTGGACCCTTACATGTACCCTAATGTAAACTGGATTGATGAGGTTTATAAGAAACGATCGTCTTTAACCAACGCAAATCTAAATATAAACGGAGGTTCGGAGACTGTACGCTATTATATTTCCAGTTCATTTTACAACCAGACCGGGCCATATAAAGTAGCCAATTTAAACGGTTACGATCCTAACCTGAATTTTAAACGTTATGATTTCAGGAGTAATATTGATGTAAATGTTACCAAAAGCACTTTGCTACAACTAAATATTGGCGCAATGCTGGTTAATGCACGTTATCCTGGCATTAGTGCCGGTAACCTGTGGTACCTGGCTTATGCTACAACGCCGGTTGCTTTCCCTACCCGCTATCCCGATGGCAAATGGGCGGGACCGATAGCAAATGGGGGAAGTAACCCTTTAAATGATGTACAGAACAAAGGTTATTCAGATGAATTCAGACCGGCAGTGCAATCGGTGTTTACCGTCAATCAAAAATTAGATGTACTAACGCCCGGTTTATCGTCTTATGCCAGGTTTTCCTTTGATAGTTATGGTAATTTCAACAACAAACGGACTGGGATAAACGACAACTGGTTGGCTATTGGCCGGAACGGCAATGGAGAACTAATGTTTACCCAAACCCGATTAGGGCAACAATTTTTGGGTTATGAGCAAAGTTCTGATGGCGAGCGGGTAATGTACCTGGAAGGAAATTTGAATTACGACCGCACTTTTGGCCATCATCGTGTAGGTGCAATGTTTTTATACAACATGAGAAACAGGCTTAAAAGCACTGCCGGCGACGTAATTAACGCAATTCCATTTCGAAATCAGAGTTTGGCCGGAAGGATGACCTATGGTTTTATGGACAAATACCTGATTGAGGTAAATGCGGGTTATACCGGATCTGAGAACTTTCAGAAGGGGAGTAAATTTGGATTGTTTCCTTCCATCTCTGGTGGTTGGGTCATTTCAAACGAAGGCTTTTTTAAACCGCTTAGCCAAACATTTAGTTTGTTGAAGTTAAGAGGATCTTATGGGGTTGTTGGAAATGACAACATTGGCGCAGGAAACAGGTTCCCTTATTTAACGCAAATAGGTGACGGTTTAAGCACCGGGTTTGGATTAAATGGAACCTGGTACGGTGGATTGACCGAAAAACTGCTTGGTGTAGAAAACCTGACCTGGGAAAAATCGTACAAGGGAGGCATTGGACTTGAAATTGGCTTGTTTAACAAACTGAACCTGATTGTTGATATTTTTGATGAAAGACGTAAGGACATTTTAATTAGGCGGGAGTCTATTTCTTCGATTGCCGGATTGGGTTCAACTGCAATTTACGCGAATTTAGGAGAAATGAGTAACCGCGGGGTAGACGCCAGCATCGAATACAATGACCAGATTGGAAAAGTAGGGTTAAGGGTATTTGGAAATGTAACTTACAGTAAAAATAAAATCATCTTTGCTGATGAACCGGCAAGGAAATTTGCATATCAAAATCAAGCTGGTTTTGCCCATAATGAGTTTTTGGGTTATATAGCCGATGGCTATTATACAGATCAGGATGATATTGATTCAAGGCCCGAACAAAAGTTTAGTACGGTAAGACCGGGCGATATTCGCTACCTGGACCAAAATGGTGATGGCGTTATTGATGCTTATGATAGCCGAAGATTAGGTAAGTCGCCGTTCCCATCCTGGTTATATGGTGCAGGGTTTTCTGTGGCCTATAAAAAATTCGATTTATCGTTGTTTTTTCAGGGAGTTGCCGATGTAGGTATTATGGCTAATGGCGAATATATTGATGCAAAAGGCGCAGGTGCAAACGGGGTAGGCGTTGTCCCGTTTTCGGGTTCAGGGCAGTATCAAAACAATACGCTGGCCGCAGCATTAGACAGGTGGACGGTAGACAATCCTCGTCAGGATGCTTATTATCCACGTTTATCTATAGGAAGCCTGTCGTACAACAATTATCTGAGCAGCACCCACTGGCTTAAAGATGGATCTTATCTACGCCTTAAACAAGCTTCTTTAGGTTATACCCTTACTTCCGAGCAGCTGAAAAAAGCAGGCGCTCCGGTTTTGTATTTCTATGCATCCGGACAGAACCTTTTGACATTCAGTAAATTCAAAATATGGGATCCCGAATTGGGATCTAATGGTGCAAAATATCCTATTACAAGAATGGTGACTTTTGGTGTGAGAGCTCAGTTTTAA